From Aptenodytes patagonicus chromosome 1, bAptPat1.pri.cur, whole genome shotgun sequence, one genomic window encodes:
- the IMMP2L gene encoding mitochondrial inner membrane protease subunit 2 isoform X4, whose translation MAQAQGLGKRYVKAFFKGFFVAVPVTVTFLDRVACVARVEGASMQPSLNPGGRQASDVVLLNHWSIRNYDVQRGDIVSLVHVMLY comes from the exons ATGGCACAGGCTCAAGGTTTGGGGAAGAGATACGTTAAAGCCTTTTTTAAAGGTTTCTTCGTTGCTGTTCCGGTAACGGTGACTTTCCTGGATAGAGTTGCCTGTGTAGCAAGGGTGGAAGGAGCATCAATGCAG CCTTCTTTGAATCCTGGGGGAAGACAAGCGTCTGATGTAGTGCTCTTAAACCACTGGAGCATTCGAAATTACGATGTACAACGTGGGGACATTGTGTCATTGGT